Proteins encoded together in one Epinephelus moara isolate mb chromosome 2, YSFRI_EMoa_1.0, whole genome shotgun sequence window:
- the LOC126403398 gene encoding uncharacterized protein LOC126403398, with translation MQRSRRLVLVLSPDFLAEKSFSLLECRLGLYLQHGHQASIVAVVYRSISKLPCVEVAQLRQAATTTVTWRGSRSEPRRSRFWLRLRLALPVRPLALGRRLIDSTSSHSDLAVLALQRAQRIQSQKDRANQSRRNRRAPPRGRGRVRRADTCREGWSQHSTSCSGCGCQVRDRGAGLTVETEMQQVSHDRTEIRSDPIPETEPAPTPDSTHDPQSTSNPSPSPDLASDPAPDSALPTCQQEDGGSR, from the coding sequence ATGCAGCGGAGCCGCCGCCTCGTCCTCGTGCTCAGCCCCGACTTCCTGGCAGAGAAGAGCTTCAGCCTCCTGGAGTGTCGTCTGGGTCTGTACCTCCAACATGGCCACCAGGCCTCCATCGTTGCTGTAGTTTACCGCTCCATCAGTAAACTGCCCTGCGTGGAGGTGGCTCAGCTCCGGCAGGCCGCCACCACCACCGTGACTTGGCGAGGGAGTCGATCTGAACCGCGACGGTCACGCTTCTGGCTGAGGCTGAGGTTGGCGCTGCCCGTCCGCCCACTCGCTCTGGGCAGGAGGTTGATTGACAGCACGTCGTCTCATTCGGACCTCGCCGTCCTGGCGCTGCAGAGAGCGCAGCGGATCCAGAGTCAGAAAGacagagccaatcagagtcGCAGAAACAGGCGGGCCCCACCCAGAGGGAGGGGCAGAGTGAGGAGGGCGGACACATGCAGGGAGGGGTGGTCACAGCACAGCACCAGCTGCTCAGGGTGTGGCTGTCAGGTGAGGGACAGGGGGGCGGGGCTAACAGTAGAAACAGAGATGCAGCAGGTGTCACATGACAGGACTGAGATCCGGTCGGATCCCATCCCTGAAACAGAGCCCGCCCCAACGCCAGACTCTACCCATGACCCTCAGTCAACTTCTAACCCCTCCCCTTCACCTGACCTGGCCTCAGACCCCGCCCCTGACTCCGCCCTCCCCACCTGCCAGCAGGAGGATGGAGGCAGCAGATGA